The proteins below come from a single Streptomyces sp. M92 genomic window:
- a CDS encoding DUF3039 domain-containing protein, with protein MSTLEPERGTGTGTLVEPTPQTSHGDGDHERFAHYVQKDKIMASALDGTPVVALCGKVWVPGRDPKKYPVCPMCKEIYESMSGGGDEGKDGGKK; from the coding sequence ATGAGCACTCTCGAGCCCGAGCGCGGGACTGGTACGGGGACCCTCGTAGAGCCGACGCCGCAGACCTCCCACGGCGACGGTGACCACGAGCGCTTCGCCCATTACGTCCAGAAGGACAAGATCATGGCGAGTGCCCTCGACGGCACCCCCGTCGTGGCGCTGTGCGGCAAGGTCTGGGTACCGGGCCGCGACCCGAAGAAGTACCCGGTCTGCCCCATGTGCAAGGAGATCTACGAGTCCATGAGCGGCGGCGGGGACGAGGGCAAGGACGGCGGCAAGAAGTAG
- a CDS encoding extracellular solute-binding protein gives MKLAPRLAVLLAAAVVTATACAPQTSDNSSSGKDEKTGTLRVWLFQEVNNAPKEKVVDAVLAGFEKAHEDTKVTVEYIPVETRAQRIKAAFNDPGSAPDVIEYGNTDTAGYVKDGGLLDVTGEFEAWDEAKDTDPTARQSVTVDGKVYGAPYFVGVRALYYRTDVFDELGLKAPTSMDELATTANKIRAAKPGLYGIAVGGAYTYGAMPFVWAHGGELATGKGGSYASAVDGAAAREGIEAYTSLFGDDNCPAAKCAGMGGNDTVTAFASGKAAMAIAGDFSRQAVEAGEAKGKYAVVPLPGVEPGSIAPAFAGGNNIGVLKSTSHRTLAVDLMKRLASKRAQGELFDAMGFLPTFTDVRQRVAAEEPFVKPFVDTLAAGTKFVPASPAWATIDSSQVLPTMFQEVVSGKKDVGAAAGDAARKMDDAFGSAG, from the coding sequence ATGAAGCTCGCCCCACGCCTGGCCGTACTGCTGGCCGCCGCCGTCGTCACCGCGACCGCCTGCGCCCCCCAGACCTCCGACAACTCCTCCTCCGGCAAGGACGAGAAGACCGGGACGCTGAGGGTCTGGCTCTTCCAGGAGGTCAACAACGCGCCGAAGGAGAAGGTCGTCGACGCGGTCCTCGCCGGCTTCGAGAAGGCCCACGAGGACACGAAGGTCACCGTCGAGTACATCCCGGTCGAGACCCGCGCCCAGCGCATCAAGGCCGCCTTCAACGACCCCGGCAGCGCCCCCGACGTCATCGAGTACGGCAACACCGACACCGCCGGGTACGTGAAGGACGGCGGACTCCTCGACGTCACCGGGGAGTTCGAGGCCTGGGACGAGGCGAAGGACACCGACCCCACCGCCCGCCAGTCGGTCACCGTGGACGGCAAGGTCTACGGAGCCCCTTACTTCGTCGGCGTCCGCGCCCTGTACTACCGCACCGACGTCTTCGACGAGCTCGGCCTGAAGGCCCCCACGTCGATGGACGAGCTGGCGACCACCGCGAACAAGATCCGGGCCGCCAAGCCCGGCCTGTACGGCATCGCCGTCGGCGGCGCCTACACCTACGGCGCGATGCCCTTCGTCTGGGCCCACGGCGGCGAACTCGCCACCGGCAAGGGCGGCTCGTACGCCTCCGCCGTCGACGGCGCCGCCGCCCGCGAGGGCATAGAGGCGTACACCTCCCTCTTCGGCGACGACAACTGCCCCGCCGCCAAGTGCGCCGGCATGGGCGGCAACGACACCGTCACGGCGTTCGCCTCCGGCAAGGCGGCCATGGCGATCGCGGGCGACTTCAGCCGCCAGGCCGTGGAGGCGGGCGAGGCCAAGGGCAAGTACGCGGTCGTGCCGCTGCCCGGTGTGGAGCCCGGCTCGATCGCCCCGGCCTTCGCGGGCGGCAACAACATCGGCGTACTCAAGTCCACCTCCCACCGCACCCTCGCCGTGGACCTGATGAAGCGGCTCGCGTCGAAGCGGGCGCAGGGCGAACTGTTCGACGCGATGGGCTTCCTGCCCACCTTCACGGACGTACGGCAGCGGGTCGCGGCCGAGGAGCCGTTCGTGAAGCCGTTCGTCGACACGCTCGCCGCGGGCACGAAGTTCGTGCCGGCCTCGCCGGCCTGGGCGACGATCGACTCCTCGCAGGTGCTGCCGACGATGTTCCAGGAGGTGGTGAGCGGCAAGAAGGACGTCGGCGCTGCCGCTGGGGACGCGGCTCGGAAGATGGACGACGCGTTTGGCTCCGCCGGATGA
- a CDS encoding YqgE/AlgH family protein: protein MTEVSSLTGRLLVATPALADPNFERAVVLLLDHDEEGSLGVVLNRPTPVDVGDILEGWADLAGEPGVVFQGGPVSLDSALGVAVVPGGASGERAPLGWRRVHGAIGLVDLEAPPELLAPAVGALRIFAGYAGWGPGQLEDELGDGAWYVVESEPGDVSCPIPEKLWREVLRRQRGDLAMVATYPDDPSLN, encoded by the coding sequence ATGACCGAGGTGTCCTCGCTCACGGGGCGGCTGCTCGTGGCAACGCCCGCCCTGGCGGACCCGAACTTCGAGCGTGCGGTGGTGCTGCTCCTCGACCACGACGAGGAGGGCTCCCTCGGTGTCGTCCTCAACCGTCCCACGCCGGTCGACGTCGGCGACATCCTGGAGGGCTGGGCGGACCTGGCGGGCGAGCCCGGCGTCGTCTTCCAGGGCGGCCCGGTCTCCCTCGACTCGGCGCTCGGCGTCGCCGTGGTCCCCGGCGGGGCGTCCGGCGAGCGGGCGCCGCTGGGCTGGCGCCGGGTGCACGGGGCGATCGGTCTGGTCGACCTGGAGGCGCCGCCGGAGCTGCTGGCGCCGGCCGTGGGCGCCCTGCGGATCTTCGCCGGGTACGCGGGCTGGGGCCCCGGCCAGCTGGAGGACGAGCTGGGGGACGGCGCCTGGTACGTGGTCGAGTCCGAGCCCGGCGACGTCTCCTGCCCCATACCCGAGAAGCTCTGGCGCGAGGTGCTGCGCCGCCAGCGGGGCGACCTGGCCATGGTGGCGACGTATCCGGACGACCCGTCGCTCAACTGA
- a CDS encoding carbohydrate ABC transporter permease, with product MSGAPSSPGGAVGSRVRVVRGWSRSSPRPCRGASRTPWLYLAPALVVLGGLLVYPVYQLGLISFLEYTQAQVSGGEPTTFRGFGNYAELFGDPQFWRVLVATVVFAAACVVSTLAVGCALAVLLTRVRAVPRLVLMLAALGAWATPAVTGSTVWLLLFDPDFGPVNRLLGLGDHSWTYGRYSAFALVLLEVVWCSFPFVMVTVYAGIRAVPGEVLEAAALDGASQWRIWRSVLAPMLRPILVVVTIQSVIWDFKVFTQIYVMTNGGGIAGQNLVLNVYAYQKAFASSQYSLGSAIGVVMLLILLAVTLVYLRLLRRQGEEL from the coding sequence ATGAGTGGGGCGCCCTCCAGCCCGGGGGGTGCGGTGGGTTCGCGGGTGCGGGTCGTTCGTGGCTGGTCGCGCAGTTCCCCGCGCCCCTGTCGGGGCGCTTCCCGTACGCCCTGGTTGTATCTCGCCCCTGCTCTTGTCGTCCTTGGCGGGTTGCTCGTCTACCCCGTCTACCAGCTCGGGCTGATCTCCTTCCTGGAGTACACGCAGGCACAGGTCAGCGGTGGGGAGCCCACCACCTTCCGGGGGTTCGGGAACTACGCCGAGCTGTTCGGGGACCCGCAGTTCTGGCGGGTGCTGGTGGCCACCGTCGTGTTCGCGGCGGCCTGTGTGGTGTCGACGCTGGCCGTCGGGTGCGCGCTCGCCGTGCTGCTCACGCGGGTGCGGGCCGTGCCGCGGCTGGTGCTGATGCTCGCCGCGCTGGGCGCCTGGGCGACCCCGGCGGTGACCGGGTCGACGGTGTGGCTGCTGCTGTTCGACCCGGACTTCGGGCCGGTCAACCGGCTGCTCGGGCTCGGCGACCACTCCTGGACGTACGGGCGCTACAGCGCCTTCGCCCTCGTCCTGCTCGAAGTGGTGTGGTGCTCGTTCCCGTTCGTCATGGTGACCGTGTACGCCGGTATCCGCGCGGTGCCGGGCGAGGTGCTGGAGGCCGCCGCGCTCGACGGCGCCTCGCAGTGGCGGATCTGGCGGTCGGTGCTGGCGCCCATGCTGCGGCCCATCCTGGTCGTCGTCACCATCCAGTCGGTGATCTGGGACTTCAAGGTCTTCACCCAGATCTACGTCATGACGAACGGCGGCGGCATCGCCGGGCAGAACCTCGTCCTGAACGTCTACGCCTACCAGAAGGCGTTCGCGTCCTCGCAGTACAGCCTCGGCTCGGCGATCGGCGTCGTCATGCTGCTGATCCTGCTCGCCGTGACGCTGGTCTACCTGCGGCTGCTGCGCCGCCAGGGGGAGGAACTGTGA